The following nucleotide sequence is from Triticum dicoccoides isolate Atlit2015 ecotype Zavitan chromosome 7B, WEW_v2.0, whole genome shotgun sequence.
CAGTCCAGGGGATAAAAGACAACGCCACCCTCGCCACCACCTTTCCCCTTCCCCCTCTACAtagttagagagagagagggattgtGAGGAGAGAGAAAGCAGTACTACTGGTGCCGAGCAAAATACctactttccctccctctctcATCTGTGAGTTTGCACAGTGCATCTAGTAGGCTATGGCTGGCATTATTTGTAGTAGCGTAGCTGGTTGCTGGTGATGGTGCTGCTGGGTTCTCCCCTCTCACTCACTCACACAAGCTAGCTAGCAGCAGCAGCATACTTGTGTATTTTTGGCAGATGATGTCCTGTCAAGGAAGCTGCGAGCCCAGATGCTGCTGGACGTGCGCCCTCATCGTCCCTATTAAACCCCCCCAGAGATGCGCGCCCTCatgctccgtctccgtctccgtcttctCCTCCACCTCCGACCGCTCACGACGCTCCTAGTCCCAGGGCGCCGCGAGCGAAGAAGAAGACATGATCGGCTCACTCCACTCTTCCTCGTCCTCCGAcaccgacaacaacaacaacaacaacagcaacgccGACCTCAGGAACAGcagcggcgagggcgagggcgacgctgCCTTGCTGGGCGGCGGCGGGCGTGCGCTCGCGGCGGCCCCGTCCACGCGGGACCTCGTGCTGGCCTGCGCCGACCTGCTGCAGCGCGGGGACCTCGCCGCCGCGCGCCGCGCTGCCGAGATCCTCCTCTCCGCGGGGTCCCCGCGCGGCGACGCCACCGACCGCCTCGCGTACCACTTCGCGCGCGCGCTCGTGCTCCGCGTGGACTCCAAGGCCGGGCTGCCGTTCTCCCCGCGGCCACCAGCTGGGACAGCGCCGGCACCGTCTGGGGCGTACCTGGCGTTCAACCAGATCGCGCCGTTCCTGCGGTTCGCCCACCTGACGGCCAACCAGGCCATCCTCGAGGCCGTGGAGGGTTCGCGCCGCGTCCACATCCTCGACCTCGACGCGGCGCACGGCGTGCAGTGGCCGCCACTCCTCCAGGCGATCGCCGAACGAGCCGACCCAGCGCTGGGCCCGCCCGAGGTCCGCATCACCGGCGCTGGCGCCGACCGCGACACACTCCTTCGTACAGGCAACCGGTTACGCGCTTTCGCCCGCTCGATCCACCTCCCTTTCCACTtcgccccgctcctcctctccTGCGCCGCCAGCACGCACCACGTCGCCGGCACGAGCACCACCCCGAGCACCGCTGTCACGAGCCTGGAGCTACATCCCGACGAGACGCTGGCCGTGAACTGCGTGCTGTTCTTGCACAAGCTCGGCGGGCAGGACGAGCTCGCAGCGTTCCTGAAGTGGGTGAAGGCCATGGCCCCCGCCGTGGTGACCGTCGCCGAGagggaggcgagcggaggagggATCGACCCCATCGACGAGCTCCCGCGCCGTGTTGGCGTGGCCATGGATCACTATTCGGCGGTGTTCGAGGCGCTTGAGGCGACGGTGCCGCCGGGGAGCCGGGAGAGGCTGGCGGTGGAGCAGGAGGTCCTCGGCAGGGAGATCGAGGCCGCGGTGGGCGGCACAGGCGGGAGGTGGTGGCGCGGGCTCGAGCGGTGGGCTACCGCGGCACGCGGCACTGGGTTCGCCGCGCGGCCGCTCAGCGCGTTCGCCGTTTCGCAGGCACGGCTACTGCTGCGGCTGCACTACCCGTCGGAGGGATACCTGGTGCAGGAGTCCCGCGGCGCGTGCTTCCTCGGGTGGCAGACGCGGCCGCTGCTGTCCGTGTCGGCGTGGCAGTAGGTGCCATTGGCGCGCGCGCCTTCTACTCTGTGgtctgtgcatgcatgcatgccggcgACTACGAACAGTCGACGACGGTGACCTAGGGTTTGCTTGCTCACTGCCTTCTATATAGAGCTTATATATATGAACATGATCGGCACTGGTGCAATAATATTGTCTGCTTAATTAGTAAGATTTCATGGTGATTTGGTTGGAGGAGGAGCTATTGGATTAAGTGTGCCAAGAGgaagaaaccctaaccctagctagcTATCAGCATGATGTTAATTTTTCATTGGCTGCCCAGTTGGTTGGTTATTTACTGTTGATTTAAGATTGGAAAGCTTACAAATGCATGGGGATCGCATTGGATTAGAGGTGTCAAAACTTGTGAGGCTGCTACAACCGTAAAAGTACCAATTTCATCTATTTTTCCTCTTTCTTGGTTGTCCATTTCTCGCTTAGTTCGTGTTGGAGTAAAGTTTTACGGAGATTTTGTCGATATGATTGTTGGACCTAATGCACCAGTATATATTTGTTAATTAGAATTTTGCGGATTTGTTGCTATTGCTTCTGTTCACAACACATTGCCATGATATTTAAGTGAGATGTGTGATCTTGCAAAATGGATCCACCATGAACTTTTTGCGACCACCAATTATTTTATTCTATGAAAAGGAAAACTTTATTCATTTGTATAGTTAATTTCTTGGGCATGGAGATCAGGAGGAGGATCTTGTAGCTCTATAGCTCACTTGCACgacctcgttatatatataatctgACATTTGACTTGAATGTTGTTGCTTGATGCCGTTATTTGCATTTATAACTAATCATGCGTGCTTTGCCCAGCACTAGCCATAAACTAGTGTCCGTTATTTTTGTTAGGTTGTTTATGTGGTAGTAATGATCACTCCTGTGGTGTGTTGCAACTTGCAGCAGTCTAACAAATTAATATATGTAGGCATTTTTTTTTGTAAGATGCTAACAAACCTAGTGTTTTTTCTAATATGCCGTAGCAAAAATAAGATGTTGTGTCTCCTCTCCTGCCCAGGTAGAAGGGGGCTTGTGTTCTTGTTTTCTGTGTCTCATGCTCCATATATGCTGGTAAGCTGTCTTTGGGAAGGCATGGCATGATCCCATGCATCAATGCCACCCTAATCCCTGCCCCCTGTCCCCTCAAACAAAATCATGGGATTTCTCAAAACCAGACCACCACTTTTGGTGGCCAACTTGCTCCccttagagcaagtataataaagATGAGTCAGCAGGCTATATGAAATAAACTAGTATATgtttgcttagttggaggaaagagaagaggagagagaaggtaagcgggctcttcgtgaagagccagctctagcacgtgctcctaggcactttgtgagaatgaaaggtaggCCACATAatgaaaaagtagtacactcttttgatctactattatacatgttggctataagatgggttgtagatgacatggcactggcttatagccagcagctggctatactattaaccatgctcttaatctctttgtctctctccttgcccccatctctctctctctactacttGCTGTGCTGgttgcctctctctctctaagaAAAGATCATTCCCTTTTGGAAGGACCCATGTTCCTCTCTCTCCATTGCCTTGGGATCTTTGCGTGCATGGCTGCATGCCTTCTTAATTGGTTCCTCAAAGAGACCCATGCCATGCCCTACATGATTCCTTGGATAGCTGCCTGTCTCTCATTTTTGAATAAAGAAGACTTATACTAGTTCTTTATGTTATTAACTGATTCATTTTATATTGCATCCGTTTTCCTCTTTAGCACGACTTTTTCAAAAATGGCCAGCTCTTTGTAGACTCTATACCGGATCTCTTTTAGCATGCCTCCGGTAGAATAAAATTTAGTTTGTGCCCACAAAAGAACCGGGCTTTGATTGCTTGTATTCCCAGCACATTCTTTGTGATATCATTGTAAGCACTAGCTTTCAGGTGCATTCATTGCTTTTTACTATATGAATATATGACACTCGGTTTATTTTAGTTTGTTCGTTGTATAACGAACAACAGCCGATAGCTAAATATATCTCGATCCACACATCCAGTTACAATGGATGGGCCAATGGGCCGTACATGTATTGTACAAAGAAAAAAATGTATCGAGGCTTTCTCTTATCACATCATCACGGCTTCTTGACCTAAAAAATTCATCACGTTCCTAAAAAAAAATCATCACTTTCTTCAAATTCCCTAAAAAGAATCACTTTTTAAATATTCTGCATCACCCTATTTTTCTAGTCCTATATGAACACGGGAGCAACCATTCTAATGGGTTCAGCTGACCCTAGAGCAATGTATTTGCAGGAATGTCATTCTTCTTTTTAGCATGTGTGTACCTTACTTCTCAAAACTTAATTCCCATGTGTGTACAGTCAATCGCGGTTGCGCATTGTTTTCACAAAATTGCATATTTTCGCTATATATGTGTATGGTTATAGTGGTACTCTAGTTTCATAATATTTCTATCCATTTTGTAATTGGCATCTGCTCTAGTTTTCATGTCTGGCTTTGTGGTTAAAATATAACCGTTAGACATAGATCTAATAGCTCACAACATTCTCCTACCTGTAGGGAAAACCAAGCTCCTGGgaagaaaaatatttttttggaTTACATTAGTTAATAAATGCGAGTACAACGGAAACATCTAAATTAGGACATGTGTCTCCATTTTGACAGAAAACCCTGTGAAAACTTAGAAATACATCTAATCCCCAAGAAAATCATCTTGAACTGAATGTGGTGTCGCTTGCTTGGTTGTCGTGGCATCGCCGGAGAAAGAATGAACAAGAGAACATCATGAACAATATCGCCCATTGAGAGCTTTAGAGGAATACTTCTCATTATTGTTGTTACAGTAGCCACCCGCCGCAAATTACATGATATAGGCGAAGAAGCTGCCAAGGTCGTGCCTCGATCTGGCCTGACGGTTGGGCTAGCCTCACCAGCGGAAACCGGCAAACTGCCCACATGCTCTCGCATGTGGGAATAATCTACATAAAATACAAGTGTACCGATAGCGAGACCAACAAAAGCAGATGATCAAACCAAGACCACATAACATTGGAGCACATGCCCCATGATGATACTGACCCATTGGCTCCTCAACGACGTCGACCACGCCGTCGATATGGGTTGAAGTCGGGGCACCATTATTGAATGCAACATGACCGCCGCCATCTAAATGATGTCGTCACAACACCAAAACCATAACCCTAACTACATAATGGATAGGCAAAACCCGGGTTTCCCCCATTTCCCACCGCTGAAGGGGAGGGGAACCAGGCCGGCGGAAGGAGTTAGATATCTCGGCGCCCTCCTTATCACCTAGAAAGAGGAGTGATTATCATTTAGAGAGAACCTAATTAAACAATTAATGTGCAgtggtttgtttttttccttttacaattaaGCTCAACTATATTATTTTTCCAACCAATGTGCATGCATGTGACTCAATTTTATCTCATAGAAAAAAAGATACATATCTACTATATATCTACCCTTCTAATGATCACATATATATGCACCATGCATTTGGCTTGCACGGCCATATGGCATCTCCATCTCTTATTCCTAGTATGCAGCTATCCAGTTAAGCTATGCATGGTAGGGCTATCATAGTTAGCCTAAGGCTAAGGCCTAAGGGCAAGGGACCATGTAAGATCACATCGATCCCAAAGTCCAAACTAGCTCAGTGGCTGCCTAGCTTGCTTATAAACTGGGCAAAAAACACAGCACATATGTGAAAAGCAGTGGTCGAAAAAGAAGGCCCATTACATTTAGCCTTTTTGAAAACCTTGTTTCCAACGTGCTGATTGTTAGCAAACAGCAAGCGGGGTCAAGTGTCGCGGGCTGCAGAGAAGTTTGTTAGAAACCATCGGTCGAGCGCACGCGTACGTACGCACTAGGCCTTTGATCTTTTGATATCATAGGGGAATCCTTAACTGAACTTTTTGGAGAGATCCATGGTGCATGAGCATTTGATCGGCTTCTCGTCAACGCGCAATCAATCTGTATGTCTGATCTGGAGGTTTTTGTCAACTAGCTTTGTGAGCTTCCTAAATGATGGCCTTTCTAACTAGTCGCCAGCTTTGTCATATGTTGATGGCTTGATGCCATTCTAGTACTGTGAGAATGCGAGCTATCTGTTTGTTATCTTGCCTAGTTCTCCTTCCTCAGCTGTAGCACTGTCATCGGCTGCGTTGTAGGAAATGGCGTTACAGAATTCGGTGGCCTCTGTTATCATCGAGATAATAGCTCCTCGTGAGAGAATGAGAGTTCCTCCTGTAGGGCATGGCAGCTGAAAAGTAGAATATTTTCTTGTAGAAACACGAGTACAACACTGATGCAAAATCTACTGACGCCATCACGCGCGCACCTCACACAATATCTGCTGAAATTCAAGGCAAAGCTGGTATATTTGAACCACTTTGGCCATTGAAGGTGATGCTTGATTCTCGTCGAAAGTAGTAGAATGTCTGCATCCCCAAGAACCACAGTCGTCCAAAAGGGATGCCACCGGAGGAATTGGGCACGCCCAGGCCACAAGACCAACGGAGTCCAACATTACGGACGTACACGCAGGGGCTATCTTCATCGATCTATCTCCTCATCCGTGAACGAACGCCCATGATTTCTCTACCAAAACCGAAGacaaagggcgtgtttggttgatGTGCGACTTTTCGTGTTTCTTTAGAGCCTGGCCCGGTATAGACTGTGTGGCCTAACACAAGATCCGGGCCATTTTTGCATGCCGTTTGGTTACTCACAAAGCACCGTGTTTTGTTACGTGTTTGTGCTCTTCATATTCAACGTTTGGTTGTTAGGTTACATGCTCATTGATGATTACTCTCACCTCTTGTCGACATGGTGGACTTATCCCACCACACTTGTAACAACTTCATCTATGAGCATTGAAAAAAAAGACTTACAATATGAGAGTTGTTTGGAACAACCAGATAAAGCTAGTGATCAAATAAAATTTCAAATGGTCGACTATGTGCGATGAATTTAGCGAAATCTTTCCAAAATAAGTCCAAACTTGAAAATGAAGTATAGATCTATTCGTCTATGAGCGTTGAAACAAACAAAATACAACATTTAGAGTTGTGTGGGAAGTGAGGTGAAGCTAGTGGTCAAATAAAATTTCAAATGGGCGACCGTGTACAACAAATTTGACGAGATTTGTCTAAAAAGGATCCTAACATAAACACGAAATTGAAGATCAACGATCAACGAAAGTAGGAACCAATCATGGGAATGAAATAATAATGTCGAGGTGCATTTTTTCTGTAGAGCTTATCTCCAATTGAAGCACTGTTGTGTAGATTAAAAGGGATTAGATGAAGTCTCAACATGGCACCCGCCGGGTTCGGGTGCAGATAATGATTGCCCAAACCCGTACCCTTCTCAATAAATTTTTTCATAAACCCATACCCATTCCCACACCCCGGGTTTCAAATTGTTTCCATACTCGTACCCTGCCGGGTGCGGGTGATACCCGCGGGTAAAAATACACATCTCCGCCAACTTACCCATACATACTTCACCATGTGTTTTTCAACATCTCTAAACATATAAACAAAATTTTAGCATGTATACTTCAGCATTTCAGCACATATAAACCACATTTCAGTATTTCAGCACATGTACATCACGATTCTTTGTGTGATGGAATAAAAAGAATGGTATTAATTTTCAAAAGTGAATAGAAATAAGTATGAACTAGATGGCATTATACAATGTCCAATTACATTCATGGATGAGTATCTTGTAACTAAACTTTTTAGAGAAACATTCACATATATATTTTCTTACCTTTTCCAATTACAAGGCAAACAAGAGGAACAAAGTTTTCTCTATTCTTCTTTTATTGAAGACACATTTGCAACCCCTACTTTGAAATGATCAAATGAAGGAGAGCGTAGAATAAGATCAACAAAATTAGAGACAAAATAATGAGTACACAAAACAAGATCTACACATTTAAACAGGATCACACACATGGGTAAGAGAAGGGGATTTTGCGTCGAGGCCAGTGGCTGCATTATCTTAGGGTAGAGCGactagattttttttctttcatgaaTGACACATGGGATCTACCTATTAGAATGAGTGTATGGGTATATGGGTACGCGGTATGGGTATTGTCTTCCTATCCTGTACCCCTACCCGACTTACCCGAAGGGTACAACATTTTCCCATTTAGGAACCCATGGGTATTAACTTTTCCGAAACTCCTTACCCTAATAGAGTTTTTACATGTCTTGTATGCGGGTATGGGTATTGTCTTCACCCACACCCGGCTTACCCAATGGGTAATATTTTTTTCCCATTTATTAACCCATGAGTATTTTTTGCCCAAACCCTTACCCTAATAGGCTTATTACCTGTTGCGTTCGTGGGTAGCGGGTATCCATTGCCAAAGAACATTAAAGAAGGTGAGGAGAATAGACCAAGTGTAAATCTACCTACCAGCCCGCACCATCAGAGCCACCCCTTGCACTCAGTGGGGCCTTTTTGCACTTCCTCGGGCCTTACTCATTACAAACGATCGATTCGAATGTTGCTCTAGAGTCAATTTGTGACAAGAAGAGAAGGAGAAACGCAAATCTTGCAATCACAAAAATGGGAGAAATCACTTGACAATCCCTTACATGCATTAAAGAAAGTAGTACAGGGGCTAATTCACAATGGGCCATGTTTTATCTTCAGGCAGGACTATAGGGTAAATACTTACCAATTTCCTAACTAATTAAATGGTGTAATTGAAACATGTGATGCAGTTGAAGCATGTTTTCAACTGCATCATTGTCAAATGCACCACTATCAATTATATCTTCATCGACTGTACAACCGTTAACCGCATCATTATCAAATGTACCATCATAAACGGTATATTTTTCCTTCTCAGTTGCGCCTCTATCAACTGCATATTTCTTTTCTCAAATGCATCCTTATCCTTCATATGTTTGGATAGAGGTACTATCATATTAAGTAACAATTGATTCGATTATTTGTTGCCATTCAATAGTATTACTAATGTTTTTTGTTGTCATGCATAGAGATAGTTTGCGCATAGCCAGGTCAAGAGCTGCTACCCATCCTTCATGGCACAGTTTGATAGTTTGCACGAGGATCAAGTTATCTGGGAGCCATACTCGCATCAGGCTATATTATCCAGGTGCCCAGTTGGGATTTCTGGATTGTGCACTAGAGATCGGCACTAttggatgaccaaggccaagttggTGTTCAACGTGACGGTTGAGGAG
It contains:
- the LOC119336279 gene encoding protein MONOCULM 1-like; its protein translation is MIGSLHSSSSSDTDNNNNNNSNADLRNSSGEGEGDAALLGGGGRALAAAPSTRDLVLACADLLQRGDLAAARRAAEILLSAGSPRGDATDRLAYHFARALVLRVDSKAGLPFSPRPPAGTAPAPSGAYLAFNQIAPFLRFAHLTANQAILEAVEGSRRVHILDLDAAHGVQWPPLLQAIAERADPALGPPEVRITGAGADRDTLLRTGNRLRAFARSIHLPFHFAPLLLSCAASTHHVAGTSTTPSTAVTSLELHPDETLAVNCVLFLHKLGGQDELAAFLKWVKAMAPAVVTVAEREASGGGIDPIDELPRRVGVAMDHYSAVFEALEATVPPGSRERLAVEQEVLGREIEAAVGGTGGRWWRGLERWATAARGTGFAARPLSAFAVSQARLLLRLHYPSEGYLVQESRGACFLGWQTRPLLSVSAWQ